In one Bacillus thuringiensis genomic region, the following are encoded:
- a CDS encoding exodeoxyribonuclease III: protein MKLISWNVNGLRAVIAKGGFLEYLEESSADIFCLQEIKLQEGQIDLNLEGYYTYWNYAVKKGYSGTAIFSKKEPLSVTYGLDIEEHDQEGRLTTLEFEDFYMITLYTPNSKRGLERLDYRMKWEDDFRSYIKRLDEKKPVIFCGDLNVAHKEIDLKNPKSNRKNPGFSDEEREKFSCILEEGFIDTYRYLYPDQEDAYSWWSYRMGARAKNIGWRLDYFVVSERMKDQITEAKINTEVMGSDHCPVELHINF from the coding sequence GTGAAGTTAATTTCATGGAATGTAAATGGTTTGCGAGCAGTTATCGCAAAAGGTGGATTTTTGGAATATCTCGAGGAATCAAGTGCTGATATATTTTGTCTACAAGAGATTAAATTACAAGAAGGGCAAATTGATTTAAATCTAGAGGGATATTATACATACTGGAATTATGCTGTGAAAAAAGGATATTCAGGAACGGCTATTTTTTCGAAGAAAGAACCGCTTTCAGTTACATATGGTTTAGACATTGAAGAGCATGATCAAGAAGGGCGACTTACTACTTTAGAATTCGAAGATTTTTATATGATAACGTTATATACACCAAATTCAAAACGTGGATTAGAACGATTAGATTACAGAATGAAATGGGAAGATGATTTCAGGTCCTATATCAAACGATTAGATGAGAAAAAACCAGTTATTTTTTGTGGAGACTTAAATGTTGCTCATAAAGAAATCGATTTGAAAAATCCAAAAAGTAATCGTAAAAACCCTGGATTCTCTGATGAGGAACGAGAGAAATTTTCATGTATTTTAGAAGAAGGATTTATTGATACGTATCGTTACCTTTATCCTGATCAAGAAGATGCATACTCGTGGTGGTCGTATCGTATGGGCGCGAGAGCGAAAAATATAGGATGGCGTTTAGATTATTTTGTTGTTTCGGAAAGAATGAAAGACCAAATAACAGAAGCGAAAATTAATACTGAAGTAATGGGATCAGACCATTGTCCAGTTGAATTACATATCAATTTCTAA
- a CDS encoding DNA glycosylase, which produces MTAEYNSALSIAVPKEFCFQENLRYLSRSNNECMFHIEDNKIYKVIPVQDVNPLVEISVNTDGNIQIRCLEESYTSEKSIREAVANYVKEWFDLTTDLTPFYTLAKHDLLLQGPIEQYYGLRTLGIPDLFEALSWGIIGQQINLTYAYTLKRRLVEQFGSYVEWDGRKHWIFPSPETIANLHVEDLQQLKLTTRKCEYLIGIAKLITERKLSKEDLLQTQDVKVAEKQLTAIHGIGPWTANYVLMRCLRFPSAFPIDDVGLHNAIKFITGSENKPTKNEIKDFAANWANWESYATFYLWRVLY; this is translated from the coding sequence ATGACAGCAGAATATAATAGCGCATTATCTATAGCAGTTCCAAAAGAATTTTGTTTCCAAGAAAATTTACGTTATCTATCACGTTCTAATAATGAATGTATGTTCCATATTGAAGATAACAAAATTTATAAAGTTATCCCTGTTCAAGATGTAAATCCTTTAGTTGAAATTAGTGTGAATACAGATGGAAATATTCAAATACGTTGTTTAGAAGAATCATATACATCTGAAAAATCGATACGTGAAGCTGTAGCTAACTATGTAAAAGAATGGTTTGATTTAACTACTGATTTAACCCCCTTTTATACATTAGCTAAACATGATTTACTCCTTCAAGGACCAATTGAACAATATTATGGCCTTCGTACTTTAGGTATTCCAGACTTATTTGAGGCACTTTCCTGGGGAATTATCGGTCAACAAATTAACCTAACATATGCTTATACGCTAAAAAGAAGATTAGTTGAGCAATTTGGAAGTTATGTAGAATGGGACGGTAGAAAACATTGGATATTCCCATCACCTGAAACAATTGCAAATCTACATGTAGAAGATCTTCAACAACTAAAACTGACGACTAGAAAATGTGAATATTTAATCGGTATTGCGAAGCTTATTACAGAGAGAAAACTATCAAAAGAGGATTTACTGCAAACACAAGATGTAAAAGTTGCTGAGAAACAATTAACTGCTATCCATGGTATAGGCCCATGGACTGCCAACTACGTTTTAATGCGTTGTTTAAGATTTCCTTCAGCTTTTCCAATTGATGATGTTGGTCTGCATAATGCAATTAAATTTATAACAGGTTCCGAAAATAAACCGACTAAAAATGAAATAAAAGATTTCGCGGCAAACTGGGCTAATTGGGAGTCTTATGCGACTTTTTATTTGTGGCGAGTACTATATTAA
- a CDS encoding FecCD family ABC transporter permease produces MQKTNAVPVTILCIAPILIIFTVILSILYGAKSIDAETVWNALFHFDSSDVNHNIIITSRLPRVVAALLVGAFLAISGALMQGMTRNYLASPSIMGVTDGAAFVITLSMIFLPGMSSIGMVVCSMIGSALGAGIVFGFGSLLQNGLSPVRLAIIGTVIGTFLSSVSAAMASYFQISQNVSFWFNAKLDQVDPNIIKITIPFGIIGIILALLISKSITILSLGEEVSINLGQRTKLVKAMAILSVIFLTGTAVALVGKVGFVGLIIPHITRFIIGVDYKWILPCAGIIGGVFLALCDVLSRFVNYPFETPIGVVTSLIGIPFFLYLIRTRGGERHA; encoded by the coding sequence ATGCAGAAAACAAATGCAGTACCAGTAACTATATTATGTATAGCACCCATACTCATCATATTTACAGTTATACTTTCGATTTTGTATGGGGCGAAAAGTATTGATGCTGAAACAGTGTGGAACGCATTATTTCATTTTGATTCAAGTGATGTAAATCATAATATTATTATTACTTCACGTTTACCAAGGGTAGTTGCAGCTCTTTTAGTCGGAGCATTTCTAGCCATATCAGGAGCACTTATGCAGGGGATGACAAGAAACTATCTTGCATCCCCTTCTATTATGGGTGTGACGGATGGTGCTGCCTTTGTTATTACGCTTAGCATGATTTTTCTTCCGGGAATGTCATCAATTGGTATGGTTGTATGTTCAATGATTGGTTCTGCACTAGGAGCTGGTATCGTGTTTGGTTTTGGTTCGCTCCTTCAAAATGGCTTATCACCAGTTAGGTTAGCGATTATAGGAACAGTTATTGGAACATTTTTAAGCAGTGTATCGGCTGCCATGGCTTCGTATTTTCAAATTTCTCAAAATGTTAGTTTTTGGTTTAATGCAAAGTTAGATCAAGTAGATCCTAATATAATTAAAATCACGATACCGTTTGGGATAATTGGAATAATTTTAGCGTTGTTAATATCAAAATCTATTACCATTCTTTCATTAGGCGAAGAGGTTTCTATTAATTTAGGACAGCGTACAAAACTAGTTAAAGCGATGGCAATTTTATCAGTTATCTTTTTAACAGGAACAGCAGTTGCTTTAGTGGGGAAAGTTGGTTTTGTAGGTTTAATTATTCCGCACATTACCCGCTTTATAATTGGGGTAGATTATAAGTGGATTTTGCCATGTGCAGGCATTATTGGCGGCGTTTTCTTAGCTTTATGTGATGTTTTAAGTAGGTTTGTAAATTATCCATTTGAAACGCCAATTGGAGTCGTAACATCTTTAATTGGAATTCCTTTCTTCCTTTATTTAATTCGTACAAGAGGAGGAGAGAGACATGCTTAA
- a CDS encoding iron-hydroxamate ABC transporter substrate-binding protein: MNKKLFTLGMVTVLSVGLAACNSADKTSGEQKQQTKATETKKDEKRKITYLGKEYTVPAKVDKIATASLESMEDAAVLGIKPVGAITVGGKLPKYLEKELEGAKSVGEKMQPNFETLLQLKPDVITSSTKFPAETAEKFTKVAPTFPVSHVSTNWEDNLKLMGELTGKKDKAEKIIKDYNSDAEKAKAKLGDKLKDKKVLVIRLRANELFLYPEGVYFNPVIYKDLGLTAPEQLKTVKAQEKISFEKLAELNPDYIFLQYEASENKNPKVLEEIESNPIWQSMNAAKEKKVFVNVVDPMAQGGTAWSKTAFLKEAVKNLSK, translated from the coding sequence ATGAACAAGAAATTATTTACTTTAGGGATGGTTACAGTTTTAAGTGTAGGTTTAGCGGCATGTAATAGTGCGGATAAAACTTCAGGTGAGCAAAAACAACAGACAAAAGCTACGGAAACGAAAAAAGATGAAAAACGAAAAATTACATATTTAGGTAAAGAGTATACAGTGCCAGCAAAAGTAGATAAAATTGCGACAGCTAGTTTAGAGTCAATGGAAGATGCGGCAGTACTTGGAATTAAACCAGTTGGTGCCATTACTGTAGGTGGTAAATTACCAAAATATCTTGAAAAAGAGTTAGAAGGTGCTAAATCTGTTGGTGAGAAAATGCAACCAAATTTCGAAACATTACTACAATTAAAACCAGATGTTATTACATCGAGTACGAAATTCCCAGCAGAAACAGCTGAAAAGTTTACAAAAGTAGCTCCTACATTCCCGGTATCACACGTTTCAACAAATTGGGAAGATAACTTAAAGTTAATGGGAGAATTAACTGGTAAAAAAGATAAAGCAGAAAAAATTATTAAGGATTACAATTCGGATGCTGAAAAAGCAAAAGCAAAACTAGGAGATAAGTTAAAAGATAAAAAAGTACTTGTCATAAGACTAAGAGCAAATGAATTATTCCTATATCCAGAAGGAGTATACTTCAACCCTGTAATTTATAAAGATCTTGGACTAACTGCTCCAGAACAATTGAAAACTGTAAAAGCACAAGAGAAAATTTCATTTGAAAAACTTGCTGAACTTAACCCGGATTATATTTTCTTACAATATGAGGCAAGTGAAAATAAAAACCCGAAAGTGTTAGAAGAAATTGAAAGCAATCCAATTTGGCAAAGTATGAATGCTGCGAAGGAAAAGAAAGTATTTGTAAATGTCGTAGATCCAATGGCACAAGGTGGTACTGCTTGGAGTAAAACAGCATTCTTAAAAGAAGCAGTGAAAAATTTATCTAAATAA
- the pepT gene encoding peptidase T: MKQELIERFTRYVKIDTQSNEESHTVPTTPGQIEFGKLLVEELKEIGLTEVTMDDNGYVMATLPANTDKDVPVIGFLAHLDTATDFTGENVKPQIHENFDGNAITLNEELNVVLTPEQFPELPSYKGHTIITTDGTTLLGADDKAGLTEIMVAMNHLIHNPQIKHGKIRVAFTPDEEIGRGPAHFDVEAFGASFAYTMDGGPLGGLEYESFNAAGAKLTFNGTNTHPGTAKNKMRNATKLAMEFNGYLPVEEAPEYTEGYEGFYHLLSLSGDVEQSKAYYIIRDFDRENFEARKNNVENIVKTMQEKYGEDAVVLEMNDQYYNMLEKIEPVREIVDIAYEAMKSLDIEPNIHPIRGGTDGSQLSYMGLPTPNIFTGGENYHGKFEYVSVDTMEKAVQVIVEIARRFEEQA, from the coding sequence TTGAAACAAGAACTTATTGAAAGATTTACGAGATATGTAAAAATTGATACGCAATCAAATGAAGAAAGCCATACAGTACCAACAACACCAGGACAAATTGAGTTTGGTAAGTTATTAGTGGAAGAGCTAAAAGAAATTGGGTTAACAGAAGTAACGATGGACGATAACGGGTATGTAATGGCAACACTTCCGGCTAATACCGATAAGGATGTTCCTGTAATCGGCTTTTTAGCACATTTAGATACAGCAACAGATTTTACAGGGGAAAATGTAAAACCACAAATTCATGAAAACTTTGACGGAAACGCAATTACGTTAAATGAAGAGCTAAATGTTGTGTTAACACCAGAACAATTTCCAGAGTTACCATCTTATAAAGGCCATACAATTATTACAACTGATGGTACGACACTTCTTGGAGCAGATGATAAAGCTGGTCTTACAGAAATTATGGTTGCAATGAACCATTTAATACATAATCCGCAAATTAAGCACGGGAAAATAAGAGTAGCATTTACACCGGATGAAGAAATTGGTCGTGGGCCAGCGCATTTTGATGTAGAGGCGTTTGGTGCATCATTTGCTTATACGATGGATGGAGGCCCATTAGGTGGTTTAGAGTATGAAAGTTTTAATGCTGCAGGTGCTAAGTTAACGTTTAACGGAACGAATACACATCCTGGAACAGCGAAAAATAAAATGCGCAATGCTACTAAACTGGCTATGGAGTTTAACGGGTATTTACCAGTAGAAGAGGCGCCAGAATATACAGAAGGCTATGAAGGATTCTATCATTTACTTTCTTTAAGTGGTGATGTTGAGCAAAGTAAAGCGTATTATATTATTCGAGACTTTGATCGTGAAAATTTTGAGGCGCGTAAAAATAACGTTGAAAATATTGTGAAGACTATGCAAGAAAAGTATGGCGAAGATGCAGTCGTTTTAGAAATGAATGATCAATACTATAACATGCTTGAAAAAATTGAACCGGTAAGAGAAATTGTTGATATTGCATATGAAGCAATGAAAAGTTTAGACATTGAACCGAATATTCATCCGATTCGCGGAGGCACTGATGGATCACAATTATCATATATGGGATTACCGACGCCGAATATTTTCACTGGTGGTGAAAATTATCACGGTAAATTTGAGTATGTTTCGGTAGATACTATGGAAAAAGCCGTTCAAGTTATTGTGGAAATTGCAAGACGTTTTGAGGAGCAAGCTTAA
- a CDS encoding ABC transporter ATP-binding protein → MSILSAKNLETSYEKLTVFRDLNVEIQEGKVTTIIGPNGCGKSTLLKTMGRILKQKSGKVYLQGQDLHTIPTKEIAKQLALLPQTPIAPGELKVEELISYGRYPHRNNVNKLTTKDKEMIDWALNITKTSEFRTRQIANLSGGQRQKVWLAMALAQETEVLLLDEPTTYLDMSHQLDVLQIVERLNKEHNCTVVMVLHDINHAARFSDEIIAMKEGEIVTTGIPEEIITNEVLKEVFHIDARVMIDPYNGSPVCFGYDSVGLKEEKVEIYVTS, encoded by the coding sequence TTGAGTATTTTAAGTGCAAAAAATTTAGAAACAAGTTATGAAAAGCTTACAGTGTTTCGCGATTTAAATGTGGAAATACAAGAAGGAAAAGTAACGACAATTATAGGTCCAAACGGTTGCGGTAAATCGACATTGTTAAAAACAATGGGAAGAATTTTAAAACAAAAAAGCGGAAAAGTATATTTGCAAGGACAAGATTTACATACAATTCCAACGAAAGAAATTGCGAAGCAGTTAGCTTTACTCCCGCAAACTCCAATTGCGCCAGGTGAACTTAAAGTGGAAGAATTAATTTCTTATGGACGCTATCCACATCGAAATAACGTGAATAAGTTAACGACAAAAGATAAAGAAATGATTGATTGGGCATTAAATATAACGAAAACTTCTGAATTTCGAACGAGACAAATTGCAAATTTATCAGGAGGCCAAAGACAAAAGGTATGGCTAGCGATGGCATTAGCACAAGAAACAGAAGTGTTGCTATTAGACGAGCCAACAACATACCTTGATATGTCTCATCAATTAGATGTATTACAAATTGTGGAGAGATTAAATAAAGAACATAATTGTACGGTCGTAATGGTACTACACGATATTAACCATGCAGCAAGGTTTTCAGATGAGATTATTGCAATGAAGGAAGGGGAAATCGTTACAACTGGTATCCCAGAAGAAATCATTACAAATGAAGTGTTAAAAGAAGTATTTCATATTGATGCGCGTGTCATGATTGATCCGTATAATGGGTCTCCTGTTTGTTTTGGGTACGATAGCGTTGGACTTAAAGAAGAGAAAGTTGAAATATATGTAACGAGTTAA
- a CDS encoding alpha/beta hydrolase → MNTTIEKQQIITSNTEQWKMYSKIEGKEYQIHISKPRQPAPESGYPVIYVLDGNAFFQTFHEAVKIQSVRAEKTGVSPAIIVGIGYPIEGAFSGEERCYDFTPSVISKDAPLKPDGKPWPKTGGAHNFFTFIEEELKPQIEKNYEIDKRKQTLFGHSLGGLFALHILFTNANAFQNYFISSPSIWWNNQSVLEKEENLINELNSAKFETGVFLTVGSLEREHMVVGANELSDRLFQVKHDQFRFTFYEAEGENHASVVPTSLSKGLRFISHV, encoded by the coding sequence ATGAATACTACGATTGAAAAACAGCAGATTATAACATCTAATACGGAACAGTGGAAAATGTATTCGAAAATAGAAGGTAAGGAATATCAAATTCATATTTCAAAACCGAGGCAGCCAGCACCAGAGTCGGGCTATCCTGTTATATACGTATTAGATGGCAATGCCTTTTTTCAAACATTCCATGAAGCGGTTAAAATACAATCAGTTAGAGCAGAGAAAACAGGTGTTTCACCAGCCATTATAGTAGGTATTGGTTATCCGATTGAAGGGGCATTTTCAGGTGAAGAAAGATGCTATGATTTTACGCCTAGCGTAATTTCAAAAGATGCGCCTTTAAAACCAGACGGTAAACCGTGGCCAAAAACAGGAGGAGCACATAATTTCTTTACTTTTATCGAAGAAGAATTAAAGCCGCAGATTGAAAAGAATTACGAGATTGATAAAAGAAAACAAACGTTATTTGGGCATTCACTAGGTGGTTTATTTGCTTTACATATATTATTCACAAACGCAAATGCTTTTCAAAATTATTTTATTAGTAGTCCATCTATTTGGTGGAATAACCAATCTGTTCTTGAAAAAGAAGAGAATCTTATAAATGAATTAAACAGTGCCAAGTTTGAAACGGGAGTGTTCCTTACAGTTGGGTCACTAGAACGAGAGCATATGGTTGTAGGGGCAAACGAATTATCAGATCGCCTTTTCCAAGTAAAACACGATCAGTTTAGATTTACGTTTTATGAAGCTGAAGGGGAGAATCACGCATCTGTTGTGCCGACTTCTTTAAGTAAAGGGTTAAGATTTATTAGTCACGTATAA
- a CDS encoding FecCD family ABC transporter permease: MLKSSSQRFGMTMGIIVFLILCATYISLTNGTFDITITDVFKTLFRIEPVPEHDLVIFEFRLPRIVIAGLVGLGLGVAGAVIQGITRNGLADPGILGVNAGAGTAIVIFMFFFQGQLKSTDWVSIMMMPMFGLVGGLGAAIIIYLFSWKNGKLDSQRLLLTGIAIGTGFGAFSMYLSLKMKSTDFEMAAVWVSGSIYSANWKYIVAMLPWLIILIPLIQKKAYLLDLFQLEETSITSLGVSVEREKSILLLSSIGLVSACVAVSGSIGFIGLMAPHIAKRLVGIQHKHIIPTCGVIGMFLVIASDFIAKTVFTPVELPVGIVISIVGVPYFLYLLYKAKA; the protein is encoded by the coding sequence ATGCTTAAAAGTTCAAGTCAACGTTTCGGGATGACGATGGGGATTATTGTATTTTTAATACTATGTGCCACTTACATTAGTTTAACGAATGGTACGTTTGATATTACGATTACAGATGTATTTAAAACACTTTTTAGAATTGAACCAGTACCAGAACATGATTTAGTTATTTTTGAGTTTCGTCTTCCGCGTATTGTAATTGCTGGATTAGTAGGATTAGGCCTTGGTGTTGCAGGTGCCGTTATTCAAGGGATTACGAGAAATGGATTGGCAGACCCAGGTATTTTAGGAGTAAATGCCGGAGCAGGAACAGCGATCGTCATTTTTATGTTTTTCTTTCAAGGGCAATTAAAAAGCACAGACTGGGTTTCTATTATGATGATGCCAATGTTTGGTTTAGTAGGCGGATTAGGTGCAGCTATCATCATTTATCTGTTTTCTTGGAAAAACGGTAAGTTGGATTCGCAGCGACTTTTATTAACAGGCATTGCAATTGGGACAGGATTTGGAGCCTTTTCTATGTACTTATCACTCAAAATGAAGTCAACTGATTTCGAGATGGCTGCAGTGTGGGTGTCTGGAAGCATATATAGTGCGAACTGGAAGTATATTGTAGCTATGTTACCGTGGCTTATTATCTTAATTCCACTGATACAAAAGAAAGCTTATTTATTAGATTTATTTCAATTGGAAGAAACGAGTATTACAAGTTTAGGTGTTTCAGTAGAACGAGAGAAATCAATTTTACTATTAAGTAGTATCGGACTTGTGAGTGCATGTGTTGCTGTTTCAGGGAGTATCGGTTTTATTGGTTTAATGGCACCGCATATAGCGAAAAGGCTTGTCGGTATTCAGCATAAGCATATCATTCCTACGTGCGGCGTAATCGGAATGTTTCTTGTAATTGCTTCAGACTTTATTGCGAAAACAGTTTTCACACCTGTAGAGCTACCAGTTGGAATCGTTATTTCTATTGTCGGTGTACCGTATTTCTTATATTTACTTTATAAGGCGAAAGCGTAA
- a CDS encoding histidine phosphatase family protein produces the protein MSTYIYMVRHGESPKLEGNERMRGLTERGHMDARRVTDILKAERIDTFISSPYNRAMLTIEESANFHEKEIVVYENLKECMFSSEDQVISDKEVYPLVQKMFSNPDFARMEGESYAHCQRRVVKVLKEILLDFQGRKIVIGTHGLVMTLMINYFDKQYGFEFLMNTSKPDIYKMEFKEEQLMNVERLWKEE, from the coding sequence ATGAGCACATATATTTATATGGTTAGACATGGTGAGTCACCAAAACTAGAAGGAAATGAAAGAATGCGCGGGTTAACTGAGAGGGGACATATGGATGCCCGTAGAGTAACTGACATATTAAAAGCGGAGAGGATTGATACTTTTATTTCCAGTCCTTATAATCGGGCTATGTTAACGATAGAGGAGTCAGCTAATTTCCATGAAAAAGAAATAGTAGTATATGAAAATCTTAAAGAGTGTATGTTTTCAAGTGAGGATCAGGTTATATCAGACAAAGAGGTGTACCCACTTGTACAGAAGATGTTCTCTAATCCGGACTTTGCACGAATGGAAGGAGAGTCATATGCACATTGCCAGAGAAGAGTAGTGAAAGTATTAAAAGAAATCTTATTGGATTTTCAAGGACGCAAAATTGTAATTGGTACACATGGGCTTGTCATGACATTAATGATAAATTATTTTGATAAACAATATGGTTTTGAATTTTTAATGAATACGTCAAAACCAGATATATATAAGATGGAGTTTAAAGAAGAACAATTAATGAATGTGGAGAGATTATGGAAAGAGGAATAA
- a CDS encoding YczE/YyaS/YitT family protein — translation MRLTLFRYFLFFLGLIFFGLGNALAVKVKFLGLHPWEVLNMALYQKFGWTIGTWSVICGLCLVLISLLVDRKYINVGTFLNALLIGPIMDFFLQSNILPNASDYLWLNLLILFSGIAITGIGGGMYVAAGIGAGPRDGFMLTISDKTGLSISRARIIVECIVLVIGFMLGGPVFIVTFLYTFIQSPIFQQSFKVFQTLLHTLQNKDKVSKHI, via the coding sequence ATGAGGCTAACTCTCTTTCGCTATTTTCTTTTTTTCTTAGGATTAATTTTCTTTGGCCTTGGAAATGCTCTTGCAGTCAAAGTAAAATTTCTCGGTTTACATCCTTGGGAAGTTTTAAATATGGCTCTCTACCAAAAGTTTGGATGGACGATTGGTACGTGGAGTGTCATATGTGGGTTATGTCTCGTTCTCATTTCTTTACTAGTAGATCGAAAATATATAAATGTGGGAACATTTTTAAATGCACTACTTATCGGTCCGATTATGGACTTTTTCTTACAATCAAATATTCTTCCAAACGCTAGTGATTATTTATGGTTAAACTTACTCATTTTATTTTCTGGTATCGCCATTACGGGTATTGGGGGAGGTATGTATGTTGCTGCTGGAATTGGCGCTGGACCTCGTGATGGATTCATGCTTACTATTTCCGACAAAACAGGACTATCTATTAGCCGTGCTAGAATCATAGTAGAATGTATTGTACTAGTTATTGGATTTATGCTCGGTGGCCCTGTTTTTATCGTAACTTTTCTATACACTTTTATTCAAAGTCCAATCTTTCAGCAATCATTTAAGGTATTTCAAACACTTTTACATACTTTACAAAACAAAGATAAAGTTAGTAAACATATTTAA
- a CDS encoding metal-sensing transcriptional repressor, translating into MDHKEHEAVTYRSEKEKEQIINRLKRIEGQVRGIQNMIENDRYCVDILVQISAINAAMKKVGMGVLKNHTSHCVSGAIKNGNGDEAIEELMTVFERFSKA; encoded by the coding sequence ATGGATCATAAAGAGCATGAAGCAGTAACATATAGATCAGAAAAAGAAAAAGAACAGATTATAAATAGATTAAAGAGAATTGAAGGACAGGTCCGCGGTATTCAAAACATGATTGAAAATGATCGTTATTGCGTAGATATTTTAGTGCAAATTTCAGCGATTAATGCAGCGATGAAAAAAGTAGGAATGGGCGTTCTCAAAAATCATACGAGTCATTGTGTTTCAGGAGCTATTAAAAATGGAAATGGTGACGAAGCAATTGAAGAATTAATGACAGTATTTGAACGTTTTTCAAAAGCGTAA
- a CDS encoding bifunctional transcriptional activator/DNA repair enzyme AdaA, producing the protein MHNEGVTLTNEYWQAIIHNDSSYDSKFFYAVKSTGIFCRPSCKSRIPNRNNVRIFHHAEQALSENFRPCKRCKPNGITLPNEEWVEQIKDYIEKHYDESLTLDMLAEMCHGSPFHLQRTFKRIIGLTPIEYIQQFRVLKATEYLLHTNQSIKEISTAVGIENPEYFATLFKKKTGFTPTEYRKKNEMKEGYDNEFLQK; encoded by the coding sequence TTGCACAATGAAGGAGTTACATTAACAAATGAGTATTGGCAAGCAATTATTCATAATGATTCTTCCTATGATAGCAAATTCTTTTATGCTGTGAAATCAACTGGAATCTTTTGCAGACCATCATGCAAATCAAGAATACCGAATAGAAACAATGTACGAATTTTTCATCATGCAGAGCAAGCATTAAGTGAAAACTTTCGCCCGTGCAAACGTTGTAAGCCAAATGGGATCACTTTACCTAATGAAGAGTGGGTAGAACAAATTAAAGACTATATCGAAAAGCATTATGACGAATCCTTAACTCTCGACATGCTTGCGGAAATGTGTCACGGTAGCCCTTTTCATTTACAGCGTACTTTCAAAAGAATAATAGGGCTAACTCCTATAGAATATATACAACAATTCAGGGTTCTTAAAGCAACCGAATACCTTTTACACACAAATCAATCTATTAAAGAAATTAGTACTGCTGTCGGGATAGAAAACCCAGAGTATTTCGCAACTTTATTTAAAAAGAAAACCGGATTTACTCCTACTGAATATCGAAAAAAGAACGAAATGAAAGAGGGATACGATAATGAATTCCTACAAAAATAA
- a CDS encoding methylated-DNA--[protein]-cysteine S-methyltransferase, whose protein sequence is MNSYKNNYIYWTLLTHKNWRFHIAATENGLCFIGSQDENFEELNIWARKNMPQHILIHTPDYLQIYKQEVIEYLENKRETFTFPIDAYGTNFQLSVWNAVREIPYGKTYSYTEIAERIQKPKAVRAVASAIAANPLLITIPCHRVIGKNGKLTGFRGGLEMKKKLLTLEKLQVEFI, encoded by the coding sequence ATGAATTCCTACAAAAATAATTATATATATTGGACGCTACTTACACATAAAAATTGGCGATTTCATATTGCTGCAACTGAAAATGGACTATGTTTCATTGGATCACAAGACGAAAACTTTGAAGAATTAAATATATGGGCTAGAAAAAATATGCCCCAACATATATTGATTCATACTCCAGATTACTTGCAAATATATAAACAAGAAGTTATCGAGTATTTAGAAAACAAGCGAGAAACTTTTACATTTCCTATCGATGCTTATGGAACTAATTTTCAATTATCTGTTTGGAATGCGGTACGTGAAATTCCTTATGGAAAGACCTATTCTTATACAGAAATTGCTGAAAGAATTCAAAAACCTAAAGCTGTGCGCGCCGTTGCTTCTGCTATTGCTGCTAACCCTCTTCTTATTACCATTCCTTGTCACCGCGTTATTGGGAAGAATGGGAAACTAACCGGATTTAGGGGCGGATTAGAAATGAAGAAAAAATTGCTTACATTAGAAAAGTTGCAGGTGGAATTCATATGA